The following coding sequences lie in one Lolium perenne isolate Kyuss_39 chromosome 2, Kyuss_2.0, whole genome shotgun sequence genomic window:
- the LOC127330886 gene encoding uncharacterized protein, with the protein MGFVSFVGRVLFASIFLLSAYQEFSEFGSDGGPAAKSLKPKLDLFIKQVSANIGMGVPHIDIKTVIASTMFLKAFGGLLFIISSSFGAFLLLVYLAFITPVVHDFYNYEMESQQFVQLFTQFSQSVACFGALLFFLGMKNSIPRRHSKRRAAKAKTT; encoded by the exons ATGGGGTTCGTCTCATTCGTCGGCCGGGTGCTCTTCGCCTCCATCTTCCTTCTCTCCGCGTACCAGGA GTTCAGTGAGTTTGGGTCTGATGGTGGACCGGCAGCAAAGTCGCTGAAGCCCAAGCTCGACCTCTTCATCAAGCAGGTGTCTGCCAACATAGGAATGGGAGTGCCCCACATTGAT ATTAAAACTGTCATTGCTTCTACCATGTTCCTGAAAGCCTTTGGTGGTCTCCTGTTCATCATAAGCAGCTCGTTTGGAGCGTTCTTACTG CTTGTATACTTGGCATTCATAACCCCTGTTGTGCACGACTTCTACAACTATGAGATGGAGTCGCAGCAATTTGTTCAGCTCTTTACCCAGTTTTCACAG AGCGTGGCCTGTTTTGGCGCTCTTCTCTTCTTCCTGGGGATGAAGAACTCTATCCCAAGGAGGCACTCGAAGAGAAGGGCCGCAAAGGCCAAGACAACTTGA